From Actinomyces sp. oral taxon 171 str. F0337, one genomic window encodes:
- a CDS encoding sugar-binding transcriptional regulator — protein sequence MCAQLTRERASLLLEVAHLYWDEDLDQATIASKMGYSRPTVSRMLSEARRHGVVTVTVSHPIERLMALEEQLAQAFGLKEARVAEDRADGVTGPGTEVARVCGDLLLEHCGPRSVIAVSNGRAVGAVVHHLPERVWPESTAVAMLGSAGESFHLEDGPDICRNLALRLGGHYRSLPVPLVFDSLKNTRAVRSEERVATTLELAARSDVALTGVGAVEETTSSPLLRRWMTPAVMRECRRKNVVAHVCGHHLDTEGNHVRTALCNRTLCLDPSRLSEIPLVIGVAAGRDKVGALRATLRGSYLSALVTDEGTARSLLESV from the coding sequence ATGTGTGCACAGCTGACTCGGGAGCGGGCCTCGCTGCTGCTGGAGGTGGCCCACCTCTACTGGGACGAGGACCTTGACCAGGCGACGATCGCCAGCAAGATGGGGTACTCGCGCCCCACGGTCTCGCGCATGCTCTCCGAGGCCCGTCGGCACGGCGTCGTCACCGTCACTGTGTCCCACCCCATCGAGCGACTCATGGCCCTGGAGGAGCAGCTGGCGCAGGCCTTCGGGCTCAAGGAGGCGCGAGTCGCCGAGGACCGCGCCGACGGCGTGACCGGCCCGGGCACCGAGGTCGCTCGGGTGTGCGGCGATCTGCTCCTGGAGCACTGCGGACCACGCAGCGTCATCGCCGTGTCCAACGGCCGGGCCGTGGGAGCCGTCGTCCATCACCTGCCCGAGCGCGTCTGGCCCGAGTCGACGGCGGTGGCGATGCTGGGCTCGGCCGGGGAGTCCTTCCATCTCGAGGACGGCCCGGACATCTGCCGTAACCTGGCCCTGCGCCTGGGCGGCCACTACCGATCGCTGCCGGTCCCCCTCGTCTTCGACTCCCTGAAGAACACCCGCGCGGTGCGCAGCGAGGAGCGGGTGGCCACCACGTTGGAGCTCGCAGCCCGCAGCGACGTGGCGCTCACCGGTGTCGGCGCCGTCGAGGAGACGACGAGCAGCCCGCTCCTGCGCCGCTGGATGACACCCGCCGTCATGCGCGAGTGCCGCCGCAAGAACGTCGTCGCCCACGTCTGCGGACACCACCTGGACACCGAGGGCAACCACGTGCGTACGGCCCTGTGCAATCGCACCCTGTGCCTGGACCCCTCCCGGCTCAGCGAGATCCCCCTGGTCATCGGCGTGGCAGCGGGCCGGGACAAGGTCGGGGCCCTGCGAGCAACCCTGCGTGGGAGCTACCTGTCCGCCCTCGTCACCGACGAGGGCACCGCCCGGTCCCTCCTGGAGAGCGTATGA
- a CDS encoding phosphotriesterase — protein sequence MGIVRTIHGDVDPASLGVVNAHDHLIRVGAGEVYIDPDHLLIDEDKAVQEATSFVDASKRFAAGATIVDMCPASSGRGVLTLRDVVDRVPDLQVIQATGFHQQKVYLEWRQSWVNQYTVAEIADLLIADIVEGVDANDYMGPLVKRTDIRAGCIKWATAYGRITDWEVKTGQAVAIASKETGAPINTHVTAGTCGPEQARFLIEQGVAPEKIAIGHIQRNWDPWVHEQIVATGAYVELDGTNRIKYVPDNARVDLIKTLGAKGYGKQILLGTDSGKASYQKAYGSVSGIDYDPAVFCPRLIKDEGVDPAYVQDLLVGNAATFFAFEPLAG from the coding sequence ATGGGAATCGTCCGCACTATCCACGGCGACGTCGACCCCGCAAGCCTCGGAGTCGTCAACGCCCACGACCACCTCATCCGCGTCGGTGCGGGAGAGGTCTATATCGACCCCGACCACCTCCTCATCGATGAGGACAAGGCGGTCCAGGAGGCCACCTCCTTCGTCGATGCCTCCAAGCGCTTCGCAGCGGGCGCCACCATCGTCGACATGTGCCCGGCCTCGTCGGGACGCGGCGTACTCACGCTGCGCGACGTCGTCGACCGCGTCCCGGACCTGCAGGTCATCCAGGCCACTGGCTTCCACCAGCAGAAGGTCTACCTGGAGTGGCGCCAGTCCTGGGTCAACCAGTACACGGTCGCCGAGATCGCCGACCTGCTCATCGCCGACATCGTCGAAGGCGTCGACGCCAACGACTACATGGGGCCACTCGTCAAGCGCACCGACATCCGGGCCGGCTGCATCAAGTGGGCCACCGCCTACGGCAGGATCACCGACTGGGAGGTCAAGACCGGCCAGGCCGTGGCCATCGCCTCCAAGGAGACCGGCGCACCCATCAACACCCACGTCACCGCCGGCACCTGCGGCCCCGAGCAGGCCCGCTTCCTCATCGAGCAGGGCGTCGCCCCGGAGAAGATCGCCATCGGCCACATTCAGCGCAACTGGGACCCGTGGGTCCACGAGCAGATCGTCGCCACTGGCGCCTACGTCGAGCTCGACGGCACCAACCGCATCAAGTACGTGCCCGACAATGCCCGGGTCGACCTCATCAAGACCCTGGGGGCCAAGGGCTACGGCAAGCAGATCCTCCTGGGCACCGACTCGGGCAAGGCCTCCTACCAGAAGGCCTACGGGTCGGTCTCCGGCATCGACTACGATCCGGCCGTCTTCTGCCCCCGCCTCATCAAGGACGAGGGTGTCGACCCCGCCTACGTCCAGGATCTCCTGGTGGGCAACGCCGCCACCTTCTTCGCCTTCGAGCCCCTGGCCGGCTGA
- a CDS encoding orotidine 5'-phosphate decarboxylase / HUMPS family protein: MTRQPPTPRLQIALDTLDLPAALGPLQQAAPYVDVIECGTILVLCEGFHAVRAIRALFPDKQILADVRIAEAGSKIARLAFEAGADLVSCVAGASMSTIRQVCQVADELGGEVQVELADEWFDAERARAWRQAGVEHVIVKRSRDREASGDLSWKSEDMDRVDELAAMGFTVTITGSLSPVDLPAFAGREVGIVITGRAIVAAGEPAHAAAELRATLEEVWT, translated from the coding sequence ATGACCCGGCAGCCGCCAACCCCCAGACTTCAGATCGCCCTGGACACGCTCGACCTACCCGCTGCGCTCGGCCCCCTCCAGCAGGCCGCGCCCTATGTCGACGTCATCGAGTGCGGCACCATCCTCGTCCTGTGCGAGGGCTTTCACGCCGTGCGCGCCATCCGGGCCCTCTTCCCGGACAAGCAGATCCTCGCCGACGTGCGTATCGCCGAGGCCGGTTCCAAGATCGCCCGCCTGGCCTTCGAGGCCGGTGCGGACCTCGTCTCCTGTGTGGCCGGAGCCTCCATGTCCACCATCCGCCAGGTCTGCCAGGTGGCCGACGAGCTCGGCGGCGAGGTCCAGGTCGAGCTGGCCGACGAGTGGTTCGACGCCGAACGGGCCCGCGCCTGGCGCCAGGCCGGCGTCGAGCACGTCATCGTCAAGCGCTCCCGCGACCGGGAGGCCTCCGGAGACCTGTCCTGGAAGAGCGAGGACATGGACCGGGTCGACGAGCTGGCGGCCATGGGGTTCACCGTCACCATCACCGGCAGCCTGAGCCCCGTCGACCTGCCGGCCTTCGCCGGACGCGAGGTCGGCATCGTCATCACCGGCCGGGCGATCGTCGCCGCTGGGGAGCCCGCCCACGCGGCCGCCGAGCTGCGCGCCACCCTGGAGGAGGTGTGGACATGA
- a CDS encoding L-ribulose-5-phosphate 3-epimerase yields the protein MSAVADLEAGISLGIYEKALRSGPLAVSGNRVDGEAWRVFLDQVPRAGFSFLDLSIDESPEREARLDWDAGQCRTVRRAAEAAGTDIGGVCLSVHRRIGPGSADPAVRRRAREVMARGLQVCHDLGVPVIQLAGYYCYYEDPNPDAERWYAQLLADAVPLAARLGVVMGIENVDGDDVTSLTKAMEFVDAVDSPYLQLYPDLGNIAEQSLDPGAELAAGEGHMVAMHAKDVRPGEPRRVEMGTGVVDWDRSFELLAAQGWSGRLMIEMWNDDVPDSLSRCAAARAFIEERAASAGIAIVAP from the coding sequence ATGAGCGCCGTGGCCGACCTCGAGGCCGGCATCAGTCTTGGCATCTACGAGAAGGCTCTGCGCAGCGGGCCGCTGGCGGTCTCCGGGAACCGGGTGGATGGCGAGGCCTGGCGGGTCTTCCTCGACCAGGTGCCCCGAGCCGGTTTCTCCTTCCTCGATCTGTCCATCGACGAGTCCCCCGAGCGGGAGGCCCGCCTGGACTGGGACGCCGGGCAGTGCCGTACCGTGCGCCGGGCCGCCGAGGCGGCCGGGACCGATATTGGCGGAGTCTGCCTGTCCGTGCACCGTCGGATCGGGCCCGGATCGGCCGACCCGGCCGTGCGCCGGCGCGCCCGCGAGGTGATGGCCCGGGGCCTGCAGGTCTGCCACGACCTGGGCGTCCCGGTCATCCAGCTGGCCGGTTACTACTGCTACTACGAGGACCCGAATCCCGATGCCGAGCGCTGGTACGCCCAGCTCCTGGCCGACGCCGTCCCGCTGGCCGCGCGCCTGGGCGTCGTCATGGGGATTGAGAACGTCGACGGCGACGACGTCACCTCCCTGACCAAGGCGATGGAGTTCGTCGACGCCGTCGACTCACCCTATCTCCAGCTCTACCCCGACCTGGGCAATATCGCCGAGCAGAGCCTCGACCCGGGAGCCGAGCTCGCCGCCGGAGAAGGCCACATGGTCGCGATGCACGCCAAGGACGTGCGCCCCGGCGAGCCGCGCCGCGTGGAGATGGGCACTGGTGTCGTCGACTGGGACCGCTCCTTCGAGCTCCTGGCCGCCCAGGGCTGGAGCGGCCGCCTCATGATCGAGATGTGGAACGACGACGTTCCGGACTCCTTGAGCCGCTGTGCCGCCGCCCGCGCCTTCATCGAGGAGCGGGCCGCCTCGGCGGGCATCGCCATCGTGGCGCCGTAG
- a CDS encoding sugar kinase yields MRYDLTTIGEGQIRLTCERGERLATARSLRMTAAGSEANVAGLLSELGRSTAWTTKLPRGELADRIALEYSAVGVDMSHVVMTDEGRVALYFLEPGEFPLPGKVTYDREYTPFRSIVPEEFDWDALLDTRLVFLTGITAALTPETARVVRYAADAARDRGVDVALDVNFRSLLWDGEQARAVLEPIARGASILFCSRTDAGIVFGVPGQGVDVCRNLREEIGAPTVVSTDGRAGTYLSTASEGERVYEIKSVPVIDRPGAGDSFVAGTLHGWLDGDVSRGIEIGTKVASLALTHHGDLTHVRPAELLQAQGSDIVR; encoded by the coding sequence ATGAGGTACGACCTGACAACCATTGGCGAGGGACAGATCCGGCTGACCTGCGAGCGCGGGGAGCGCCTGGCCACCGCCCGGTCCCTGCGCATGACCGCCGCCGGCTCCGAGGCCAACGTCGCCGGGCTCCTGTCCGAGCTCGGCCGCTCGACCGCCTGGACCACCAAGCTGCCCCGCGGTGAGCTGGCCGACCGCATCGCGCTGGAGTACTCCGCCGTCGGCGTGGACATGAGCCACGTCGTCATGACCGACGAGGGCCGCGTCGCCCTCTACTTCCTCGAGCCGGGCGAGTTCCCGCTGCCGGGCAAGGTCACCTACGACCGCGAGTACACGCCCTTCCGCAGCATCGTCCCCGAGGAGTTCGACTGGGACGCCCTGCTCGACACCCGCCTGGTCTTCCTCACCGGGATCACCGCGGCCCTGACCCCCGAGACCGCACGGGTGGTGCGCTACGCCGCTGACGCCGCCCGGGACCGGGGCGTCGACGTCGCCCTCGACGTCAACTTCCGCTCCCTGCTGTGGGACGGCGAGCAGGCCCGGGCCGTCCTGGAGCCGATCGCCAGGGGAGCCTCGATCCTGTTCTGCTCGCGAACCGACGCCGGCATCGTCTTCGGTGTCCCGGGCCAGGGTGTGGACGTGTGCCGCAACCTGCGCGAGGAGATCGGCGCCCCCACGGTCGTGTCCACCGACGGGCGCGCCGGGACCTACCTGTCCACCGCCTCCGAGGGCGAGCGCGTCTACGAGATCAAGTCCGTCCCCGTCATCGACCGCCCCGGGGCGGGAGACTCCTTCGTGGCCGGCACCCTGCACGGCTGGCTCGACGGCGACGTGAGCCGCGGCATCGAGATCGGCACCAAGGTCGCATCCCTGGCCTTGACCCACCACGGAGACCTCACCCACGTGCGCCCCGCCGAGCTGCTCCAGGCGCAGGGCTCCGACATCGTCCGCTGA
- a CDS encoding MFS transporter — MSALEQIDSRPLTGHQRSIIGLAIVANVSEFFDMFLIGFAVVQLQKEWSLGGFETGVILACSGLGTVLGSVLWGRAADQMGRRRTFFWCVLLFTIFTLASVFTPTGWWMMLALLRVLVGVGVGGLNIVSIPYVQEFVPTRQRGLLAGLGSVFIPLGLFLGSLGQRAMHDNWRGLIALGAIPILLLAWIRIVPESPRFLLSQGREREARESIAWALELSPDAVGALPPVETEQRIAYSELFRRHLRPLLIVSIGSFCFILGSFTVQSWGQTLLEVGFDDINADTVGTLFMGVSLVDLLGRLASAWLADRIGRRWTMFSFGLIGAAGAVIVALSAHWETSWIIFFTGICITMGFGDGAFGILNAFGGEQFPNDARGTGLGLGYGIGAIAKIIGPLLMGAMIGSDNLKELAHPLAAVFPAFLFFAAMLVLGGFVYLLARETKGEVLEDI; from the coding sequence ATGAGCGCCCTCGAACAGATCGACTCCCGGCCCCTGACGGGTCACCAGCGAAGCATCATCGGGCTGGCGATCGTCGCCAACGTCTCAGAGTTCTTCGACATGTTCCTCATCGGCTTCGCCGTCGTCCAGCTCCAGAAGGAGTGGAGCCTGGGCGGCTTCGAGACCGGCGTCATCCTGGCCTGCTCCGGGCTGGGGACCGTCCTCGGATCGGTCCTGTGGGGCCGCGCCGCCGACCAGATGGGACGTCGACGCACCTTCTTCTGGTGCGTCCTGCTCTTCACCATCTTCACCCTGGCCTCGGTGTTCACCCCCACCGGATGGTGGATGATGCTCGCCCTCCTGCGGGTGCTGGTCGGCGTGGGCGTCGGAGGCCTCAACATCGTCTCCATTCCTTACGTCCAGGAGTTCGTCCCCACCAGGCAGCGCGGCCTGCTGGCCGGGCTCGGCTCGGTGTTCATCCCGCTGGGGCTCTTCCTGGGGTCCCTGGGACAACGCGCCATGCATGACAACTGGCGCGGCCTCATCGCGCTGGGCGCGATCCCGATCCTCCTGCTGGCCTGGATCCGGATCGTCCCGGAGTCGCCCCGCTTCCTGCTCTCCCAGGGCCGCGAGCGCGAGGCTCGCGAGTCCATCGCCTGGGCCCTGGAGCTGAGCCCCGACGCGGTAGGTGCCCTGCCGCCGGTGGAGACCGAGCAGCGCATCGCCTACTCCGAGCTGTTCCGAAGGCACCTCAGGCCTCTGCTCATCGTCTCGATCGGCTCCTTCTGCTTCATCCTGGGATCCTTCACCGTGCAGTCCTGGGGTCAGACGCTCCTGGAGGTCGGCTTCGACGACATCAACGCCGACACCGTGGGCACGCTCTTCATGGGGGTCTCCCTGGTGGACCTCCTCGGGCGTTTGGCCTCGGCCTGGCTCGCCGACCGGATCGGGCGGCGCTGGACGATGTTCTCCTTCGGTCTCATCGGGGCGGCGGGCGCGGTCATCGTGGCCCTCTCCGCCCACTGGGAGACCTCCTGGATCATCTTCTTCACCGGCATCTGCATCACCATGGGCTTCGGCGACGGCGCCTTCGGGATCCTCAACGCCTTCGGTGGCGAGCAGTTCCCCAACGACGCCCGGGGCACGGGACTAGGACTGGGCTACGGCATCGGGGCGATCGCCAAGATCATCGGCCCGCTGCTCATGGGGGCGATGATCGGCTCGGACAACCTCAAGGAGCTGGCGCACCCGCTGGCGGCCGTCTTCCCGGCCTTCCTCTTCTTCGCGGCCATGCTGGTCCTGGGCGGGTTCGTCTACCTGCTGGCCCGGGAGACCAAGGGCGAGGTCCTCGAGGACATCTGA
- a CDS encoding L-ribulose-5-phosphate 4-epimerase codes for MSERIRLADLDEQTKGAVADTRRRVAALHAELPRWGLVVWTAGNVSERVIVDRGDGPIKTDLFVIKPSGVSYDELTADTMVVCTLDGEKIDDGTPASLTPSSDTAAHAYVYRHRDDVGGVVHTHSPYATAWAARREPIPCALTMMGDEFGGDIPIGPFALIGDDSIGRGIVETLEGSRSPAVLMANHGPFTVGKDAHDAVKAAVMCEEVARTMSIAEQLGDVKPIPADMVDRLNDRYQHVYGQH; via the coding sequence ATGAGCGAGAGAATCAGGCTGGCCGACCTTGACGAGCAGACGAAGGGGGCGGTTGCGGACACCAGACGGCGGGTGGCCGCCCTGCACGCCGAGCTCCCCCGGTGGGGCCTGGTGGTATGGACCGCCGGCAACGTCTCCGAAAGGGTCATCGTCGACCGCGGCGACGGCCCCATCAAGACCGACCTGTTCGTCATCAAGCCATCCGGCGTCTCCTACGACGAGCTGACCGCGGACACCATGGTGGTCTGCACGCTCGACGGCGAGAAGATCGACGACGGGACGCCGGCCTCGCTGACGCCCTCATCGGACACCGCCGCACACGCCTACGTCTACCGGCACCGCGATGACGTCGGCGGCGTCGTCCACACCCACTCCCCCTACGCCACCGCCTGGGCCGCGCGCCGCGAGCCGATCCCCTGCGCCCTGACGATGATGGGCGACGAGTTCGGCGGCGACATCCCGATCGGTCCCTTCGCCCTCATCGGCGACGACTCGATCGGCCGCGGCATCGTGGAGACCCTGGAGGGCTCGAGGTCGCCGGCGGTCCTCATGGCCAATCACGGTCCCTTCACCGTTGGCAAGGACGCGCACGACGCCGTCAAGGCCGCCGTCATGTGCGAGGAGGTCGCCCGCACGATGAGCATCGCCGAGCAGCTCGGCGACGTGAAGCCGATTCCGGCCGACATGGTGGATCGCCTCAACGACCGATACCAGCACGTCTACGGCCAGCACTGA
- a CDS encoding flotillin family protein has translation MGVSVIGLIAVVAIIVLAAVAYLFSRIVVVPSNLTGLISGSNRGTVKIVHPGGRDFVLPIIQTIQYLPFTQTTIGFKVTAEDENKINVNVAAVAAVKVGDSDEQVRAAAKRFLGKPNTDQAIADSAREALIGSLRSIIGHMTVTDLISDRDALQRNVFDDAKSIMANMGLEIDMLQVSEITDAGGYIESLGVPEQQRVEKDARIARANAEREARDAEVTSRQQIAERERDLSLRQAQLKAETDKAQADADSAGPIARAAKEREIAIIGQEAAEAKAALTERELDSTVRKPADAARYQREQEAQASKTEALLRAQADAERTRLDAEAQAQATVARAEAEAKATAAQARAEAEAIAARGQAEADTIRAAGEAEAKAMSDKADALAKYGEAATRQMLLDKAPEIARALSEPLASVRDLSIISTEGASALPKAVANNVEQLDLILRSLVGTGLTDMVGSHLPGSDASADHAGSANHADRDNQDGAAPVVVVEHPEH, from the coding sequence ATGGGTGTATCAGTCATCGGTCTGATCGCCGTCGTCGCCATCATCGTGCTGGCGGCAGTCGCCTACCTGTTCAGCCGCATCGTCGTCGTCCCCTCCAACCTCACCGGCCTGATCTCCGGATCGAACCGGGGCACGGTCAAGATCGTCCACCCCGGTGGACGCGACTTCGTCCTGCCGATCATCCAGACCATCCAGTACCTGCCCTTCACCCAGACCACGATCGGCTTCAAGGTCACTGCCGAGGACGAGAACAAGATCAACGTCAACGTCGCCGCCGTCGCCGCCGTCAAGGTGGGCGACTCCGACGAGCAGGTGCGCGCCGCGGCCAAGCGCTTCCTGGGCAAGCCCAACACGGACCAGGCCATCGCCGACTCCGCACGGGAGGCGCTCATCGGCTCCCTGCGCTCGATCATCGGCCACATGACGGTCACCGACCTCATCTCCGACCGCGACGCCCTGCAGCGCAACGTCTTCGACGACGCCAAGAGCATCATGGCCAACATGGGTCTGGAGATCGACATGCTCCAGGTCTCCGAGATCACCGACGCCGGTGGTTACATCGAGTCCCTGGGTGTGCCCGAGCAGCAGCGCGTCGAGAAGGACGCCCGCATCGCGCGGGCCAACGCCGAGCGCGAGGCCCGCGACGCCGAGGTCACCTCCCGTCAGCAGATCGCCGAGCGCGAGCGCGACCTGTCCCTGCGTCAGGCCCAGCTCAAGGCCGAGACGGACAAGGCCCAGGCCGACGCCGACTCCGCCGGCCCGATCGCCCGCGCCGCCAAGGAGCGCGAGATCGCCATCATCGGGCAGGAGGCGGCCGAGGCCAAGGCCGCCCTGACCGAGCGCGAGCTGGACTCCACGGTGCGCAAGCCCGCCGACGCCGCCCGCTACCAGCGCGAGCAGGAGGCTCAGGCCTCCAAGACCGAGGCGCTGCTACGGGCCCAGGCCGACGCCGAGCGCACCCGCCTGGACGCCGAGGCCCAGGCCCAGGCCACCGTGGCCCGCGCCGAGGCCGAGGCCAAGGCGACCGCCGCCCAGGCCCGCGCCGAGGCCGAGGCCATCGCGGCCCGAGGCCAGGCCGAGGCCGACACGATCCGCGCCGCCGGTGAGGCCGAGGCCAAGGCCATGAGTGACAAGGCGGACGCCCTGGCCAAGTACGGCGAGGCTGCCACCCGCCAGATGCTGCTGGACAAGGCCCCCGAGATCGCCAGGGCCCTGAGCGAGCCGCTGGCCAGCGTGCGCGACCTGTCGATCATCTCCACCGAGGGCGCCTCCGCCCTGCCCAAGGCGGTGGCCAACAACGTCGAGCAGCTCGATCTCATCCTGCGCAGCCTCGTGGGCACCGGACTGACCGACATGGTGGGCAGCCACCTGCCGGGCTCGGACGCCTCCGCCGACCACGCCGGCTCCGCTAACCACGCCGACCGCGATAACCAGGACGGCGCAGCCCCGGTCGTCGTCGTCGAGCACCCGGAGCACTGA
- a CDS encoding nodulation protein NfeD has translation MGIFAWCAIIGCTLLVAGILFDGLLDALLPDGLVPILALPVAVFGAIGMGVTATTGSADAQVPAAVLWGVPTAAALGSGALMRWLWNRLHRSMPLDTAPPTAAELVGEKVTVLWWKDGSGEVRAITRGHQLTLPARSEQPLRSGQSAWVLDAVDSTLAIVSWEQISS, from the coding sequence GTGGGCATCTTCGCCTGGTGCGCGATCATCGGCTGCACCCTCCTGGTGGCCGGCATCCTGTTCGACGGACTGCTGGACGCCCTCCTGCCCGATGGGCTCGTGCCGATCCTCGCTCTGCCGGTGGCCGTGTTCGGCGCCATCGGCATGGGGGTGACAGCGACGACGGGCTCGGCCGACGCGCAGGTGCCGGCGGCGGTGCTGTGGGGTGTTCCCACCGCAGCGGCCCTCGGATCCGGTGCGCTCATGCGCTGGCTGTGGAACCGGCTCCACCGCTCCATGCCGTTGGACACGGCTCCGCCCACCGCCGCGGAGCTGGTCGGCGAGAAGGTCACCGTCCTGTGGTGGAAGGACGGCAGCGGTGAGGTTCGCGCCATCACGCGCGGCCACCAGCTCACCTTGCCGGCGCGATCCGAGCAGCCGCTGCGCTCGGGGCAGAGCGCCTGGGTGCTCGACGCCGTCGATTCCACCCTGGCCATTGTCTCCTGGGAGCAGATCAGCAGCTGA
- the dhaK gene encoding dihydroxyacetone kinase subunit DhaK: MKKLINAVDNVVTDALRGMAAAHPLELDVDLDRHIVYRRRPKEEGKVAIISGGGSGHEPLHGGFVGAGMLDAACAGEIFTSPVPDQVVAATSAVDRGAGVLHIVKNYTGDVMNFEMAAEIVDAESGIQVAGVVTNDDVAVEDSLYTAGRRGVGVTVMVEKIAGAAAEQGRPLDEVAGIAARVNAAGRSMGMALTSCTVPANGKPSFDLPDDEMEIGIGIHGEPGRHREKVAPAAEIAERLVTPILAELTELEPAGADEGVIAMVNGMGATPLLELYLMYGEIARLLQGAGITVARNLVGNYITSLDMAGCSLTLVRADAELLSLWDAPVNTPGLRWGV; this comes from the coding sequence ATGAAGAAACTCATCAACGCCGTTGACAACGTGGTCACCGACGCCCTGCGGGGCATGGCCGCGGCCCACCCCCTCGAGCTCGACGTCGACCTCGACCGGCACATCGTCTACCGCCGCCGACCCAAGGAGGAGGGCAAGGTCGCCATCATCTCCGGGGGAGGCAGCGGGCACGAGCCTCTCCACGGCGGCTTCGTGGGCGCCGGCATGCTCGACGCCGCCTGTGCCGGCGAGATCTTCACCTCCCCGGTCCCCGACCAGGTGGTGGCCGCCACCAGCGCCGTCGACCGCGGTGCCGGCGTGCTGCACATCGTCAAGAACTACACCGGCGACGTCATGAACTTCGAGATGGCCGCCGAGATCGTCGACGCCGAGTCGGGCATCCAGGTCGCCGGCGTCGTCACCAACGACGACGTCGCCGTCGAGGACTCCCTCTACACCGCCGGACGCCGCGGTGTGGGCGTGACCGTCATGGTGGAGAAGATCGCCGGCGCCGCCGCCGAGCAGGGACGCCCGCTGGACGAGGTCGCCGGCATCGCGGCACGCGTCAACGCAGCCGGCAGGTCCATGGGCATGGCCCTGACCTCCTGCACCGTCCCGGCCAACGGCAAGCCCTCCTTCGACCTGCCCGACGACGAGATGGAGATCGGCATCGGCATCCACGGCGAGCCCGGACGCCACCGCGAGAAGGTCGCCCCCGCCGCCGAGATCGCCGAGCGCCTCGTCACCCCGATCCTGGCCGAGCTCACCGAGCTGGAGCCCGCCGGCGCCGACGAGGGCGTCATCGCCATGGTCAACGGCATGGGCGCCACCCCGCTGCTCGAGCTCTACCTCATGTACGGCGAGATCGCCCGCCTCCTCCAGGGAGCCGGGATCACCGTGGCCCGCAACCTCGTGGGAAACTACATCACCAGCCTCGACATGGCCGGCTGCTCCCTGACCCTGGTGCGCGCCGACGCCGAGCTGCTGAGCCTGTGGGACGCCCCGGTCAACACGCCCGGCCTGCGCTGGGGCGTGTGA
- the dhaL gene encoding dihydroxyacetone kinase subunit DhaL → MTAEVGAARHSLSVADLAAWVRLSAALVAEYAEELTDLDAAIGDADHGANMKRGLAAAAEAVQTGGFTSADALLKKVGTTLVSTVGGASGPLYGTFFLRAGGAVAGLEALDAQALAGALEAGVGGIAARGRATTGEKTMLDAWSPALEALRAQPDDLAAGVSAAARAAAEGRDATKPMVATKGRASYLGERSVGHIDPGAASTVLLLTALDDVVTGRAS, encoded by the coding sequence ATGACCGCAGAGGTGGGAGCCGCCCGCCACTCGCTGAGCGTGGCGGACCTGGCGGCCTGGGTGCGCCTCAGCGCCGCACTCGTCGCCGAGTACGCCGAGGAGCTCACCGACCTGGACGCCGCCATCGGCGACGCCGACCACGGCGCCAACATGAAGCGCGGCCTGGCCGCCGCCGCCGAGGCGGTGCAGACGGGCGGCTTCACCAGTGCCGACGCCCTGCTCAAGAAGGTCGGCACGACCCTGGTCTCCACCGTCGGGGGCGCCTCCGGGCCCCTGTACGGCACCTTCTTCCTGCGCGCCGGCGGCGCCGTGGCCGGCCTGGAGGCGCTCGACGCCCAGGCGCTCGCGGGTGCCCTGGAGGCCGGGGTCGGCGGTATCGCCGCGCGGGGGCGCGCCACCACGGGGGAGAAGACCATGCTCGACGCCTGGAGCCCGGCCCTGGAGGCCCTGCGCGCCCAGCCCGACGACCTCGCCGCGGGCGTCTCCGCTGCGGCGCGGGCCGCGGCCGAGGGACGCGACGCCACCAAGCCCATGGTGGCCACCAAGGGGCGGGCCTCCTACCTGGGGGAGCGCTCGGTGGGGCACATCGACCCCGGCGCCGCCTCCACGGTCCTGCTGCTGACGGCCCTGGACGACGTCGTGACCGGAAGGGCGTCATGA